In Spirosoma pollinicola, the genomic window AAAACTTCATATTGATTTGGTATCGCGAAGTGTATAATGCCTAACAGTGAAGAAAATCGTGACGGTAGCCACAGCCGCCAATCCACCCGCAAAAAGTCCAATCGTTGGTGCCGAAACATACGTTAGCGCATGACCGGCAATAAATGAACCGACAATGTCGGAGAGGTTCACAAATGCCATGTAGGTAGTGAACTGCGAACCTTCCACACCTTTTCGGCAGATGGCCATCAGCACGGGCATGGCAGCCACGCTAATGCCAGGATCCATAAAGTATAACGCAACCAGACCTGTTTGGGCAACTTCGCGCTGAATCCAAGTGGCCGACATGATATTGAAACTGAGCAGATAAACGGCTACAATAGCCAGAACAATGACAAGCAGCCGACGGGGACTAATGCGGTCGGCTATATACCCGCCCATCAGGGCAACCCCTGTCGCGACGAGCATCCCATAGGTGCCCGTCAAAATCGAAACGGATGTATCGGCCCAGCCTAGTTTCTGAATCAGGTGGTAATTATAAGCCCGCATAAATAAACTGATGCTTACATAGGCCGCCACTACAGAGCCAAATAGAAGTACACTTCGCCTGGCGAACAACCCCTTGAAAAGCTCGCTGAACAACCAACGGAAACTATGATCGGGTGTCGTGCCTTGCCGGGCTATTTGTGTTGATGGGGATTCAACTGATTGACGTTTGAACGAAGGCAGGAGCCGTTCGCCGGGGCGCTCCCGTATGAAAAATGTCAGTACTGTAAAGGCTAACAGGCAGAGAGATTGGAAGAGGGCTGCGTTGAAAAAGCCGTATGTATGCAGAAGTTGAGAAAACACGGCCGCCCCAACACCCGTACCAATCAGGAATCCTGCCCGCATAAACGCGTTTACCCGTCCACGCTCAGCTTCTGGTATCACCGAAATGGCCATAGCATCTACACTGGCATCCTGAACAGCGGCAAAAATACTATGTCCAAAAAAAAACCACGCCAGTGTTGATACATTGGTTGTTGGGTTTCGGACGAATAAGAGCCCCAGCGATGCTAGAAAGGCCAGACACTGGGCGCTAATAACCCAGGGTTTTCGGCGACCCATCGATGAATTCTGGTAGCGGTCAATCAGTGGTCCCCATATAAATTGAAAGGCCCAGGGTAAGCCCACAACAGCCGCAAACGATCCAATGGTCGACGGGCTGACCCCTTCGGCGGTAAGGTAGTTGGCGAGGGCTGTCAGGGAAAAACCTGCCGGAACCCCCTGCATTATATATAGATAGAAAAACACTACGTACCGTAGCCAGCGGCTTCGGCTCAGCGTGAGCGGATAGTTGGAGGTAGGAAGGGCCGTTAACACAAATCAGGCTTAGCTTATAGACCAACAGGGTTAGCTGTCGGCAACCAGACATGTAGGACATAACGATTAATAAATATGTTTTGATAGATCACGAACTATCCTGTAAAAAAACCGTTTATTTATTGCAAGACCCGGATAATCTCTCTAACATTGTCCGCGGTTTCATCGCAAGACCAATGGCAAAGCTCGTATATCTACCGACTTTCTTCCATACTACGCCATTTCGGTTTAGGTCCGAAAGGACTATATCATTTTGTTTGCCTATGTGGTAAACTATTCTCGCCTGTTTCCTCGTTTTATTCATCTAACAAATCAGCTCGGATTACGCTGTCTCCGTTTTGCGGCTTTACCACCGCCCAATAAACGACAATGATCACACCAGAAATAGTTAACGATTTATACATCGTTCAAGTCGCAAATGAAAATCATTTGCGGTTAGCCGAAACCATCTGCCATGAAATGGAAGAAAGCGCGAAAGCCCGGGGAACCGGCATTGCCAAGCGATCGCCTATTTATGTCATGGAGAAAATGCTCGAAGGGAAAGCCATTGTGGCTATGACTCTAACGGGCGAATGGGTTGGCTTTTGCTATATTGAAACCTGGGAACACGGCAAGTTCGTGGCCAATTCCGGGTTGATTGTACACCCCGACTATCGCAAAAGCGGTATTGCTACAAGAATCAAAGCCAAGGCATTTGAACTCTCGCGGGCGATGTTTCCAACGGCCAAAATTATTGGTATTACAACCAGTCTGGCCGTGATGAAAATCAATTCTGACCTGGGATACCAACCAGTCACATTGAGCGAGTTACCCGCCGACGAGGCATTCTGGAAAGGGTGCCAAACCTGCGCTAACTTCGATATTCTGACCCGAACCAATCGAAAGCACTGCCTATGTACAGGCATGCAATACGATCCGGAAGATCATAAAAAAGAAGAGAAAGACGAGAACTGGAATTTCCTGAAGGAGTCGAAACTATATGAGCGCTGGATGCGAATCAAGAATCGTATTCTGATGCGTATCAATCCCACAGATCGCTCGCGTCGCAATAATCGTGAATTGGAGACGGTCTGAGACGTAACATTTAGATAATATTGGAAAAGCGAATAGCCCGGGAGTCACTTCCGGGCTATTCGCTTTTTACGCTATTGAGCCAAAATGATTGAGCCTGAAGGGAAATCTATTGCATTATTTTCTGTAAATTATTACTAATAATAACGAAAATTAACAATTAGGTAATATTGGGAAATTATATTATATTTTGTAATATACCTGTAAAAGGTAGTGGGACAGAATATTTTTTTGTTTACTGATGCTAATTATGTATATTATTTTTAAGTAAGTAGAAGATTGTAAATGCCTATAAAATGATAACATTGCTTTTGTTTGTAGTTTGTTAATATTTGCGTAACATTGGATTAACATTAAGATAACATTGGGCGCTTTCTAAGCCCGATGAAGGATAATTTGATATATCGTTTCACTATTTAATCACGTTGAAGTCATGAAAAAGAATTTAGCTCTTCTCATGCTGGTAGGCTTCCTGGCAACGCAAGCCTACGCTGCGCCTATTACGACAACTAAATCGAAAGCGCCTAAAGCAACGCTGGAGCAGCAGTTATCAAAATATGTTACCTATCCCGAGGCCCTTAAGCCAACTCAACAGGCGGGCGTTGTTGTGATCCAATTCCGGGTAAACTCGTCCAGCGAAGTTTGTAAGCTGGAAGTATTTAGCCAGAACGAACAATTAAATAGTGCGTTAATTCGGCAATTGACCGGCAAAAAAATAAATGGGTATGGTAGTGAAACCAGCGAAGTACACACGGTTCGCTTACGTTTCCAGCCAGAATAAAGGTATTTTAATACACACAAAGCCAGCAGTAGTCAGGAAAAACCATGTACCTGACAATTGCTGGTTTTTTTGTGCCCTAACTTTTTCGGCTTACGACTGGTTAGCGATAAATAAACCATTTAATCCATATGTCTGAACCGCTCTCGCTGGTCTGGCTCCGGCGCGATTTGCGTCTGCACGACAATGCTGCCTTGTATCATGCTTTCAAAAGTGGCCGCCCTGTTCTTCCTGTTTTTATTTTTGATCGCCTAATTCTTGATGCCCTGGATGACCGAAACGACCGTCGGGTCGAGTTTCTGGTTCAGGAGATTAATCGCCTTCAGGATGAGTTGGCTAAACTGGGTTCGACTATTATTGTGCGTTATGGCAAGCCAGTCGATGTGTGGAAAGAACTGATCAGCCAGTATACCATTGGCGACGTATTCGCCAATCACGATTACGAGGTATATGCCAAAGAGCGCGATAAAACTATTGGTGATTTGCTGGCTGAGCACGCCATTGGGTTTCATACCAGTAAAGACCAGGTCCTTTTCGAGCGGGATGAAGTACTCACCGGCAAAAAAACGCCTTATACCGTTTTTACCCCCTATAGCCGTAACTGGCGCGAAAAACTGACAGACTTTTACCTGAAAGCATACCCTACCGAAACCTACTTTAAGCAATTTTGGAAAACTAAATCCCTGCCTGTTCCTACGCTGGATGAAATGGGTTTCGAGCCGGTAGGAGAGTCGTTCCCGCCCCGAGCCACGCCCGATAGCCTGATTGATTCGTATAAGAAAACCCGTGATTTTCCGGCTTTGCCGCATAGTACGAGTCAACTGAGTATTCACCTGCGATTTGGTACCGTTAGTGTTCGCGATCTGGCTAGACAGGCGAAACAGGTAGAGGATAAAACGTTCCTGACTGAACTCTGCTGGCGTGACTTTTACTTTCAGGTACTCGACCATTTTCCGCACGTTGAGAAACAATCCTTCCGGCGGGAGTATGATCAGATCGAGTGGCGTAACAATGAGGCTGAGTTTGAGAAGTGGTGCCGGGGCGAAACAGGTTACCCTATCGTGGATGCCGGGATGCGCCAGTTAAATACCATCGGCTGGATGCATAATCGTGTTCGGATGATTACGGCCAGTTTTTTGTGCAAACACCTGCTCATCGACTGGCGGTGGGGCGAAGCTTATTTTGGCAAAAAACTTCGTGATTATGACCTGTCGGCCAACAATGGCGGCTGGCAGTGGGCAGCGGGGTCAGGTACCGATGCCGCTCCGTATTTCCGGGTTTTTAACCCTACACTACAAGCCAAAAGGTTCGATGCCAAAGACGTATATATTCGAGAGTGGGTGCCTGAATTAGACACTCCAAACTACCCCAAACCTATTGTAGAGCATACAATGGCCCGGCAACGGGCTATTGACACCTACCGCAAAGCACTGAAAAAGGTTAAATAGACGAGGCAATCTGGCGCGGGCATTCGCCCGTGCCTGTTCATGAGGCAAGCATTCGCTTGCGTCAGTGAATACTGACTTCATGAACAGGCACGGGTAAATACCCGCGCCAGACAATGTTCGTATGCACACCTTTTTGTAGATTACAGCTCTTTTTGTAGATTATTCCACTACCCGGCGTTATGAGGTTACAGCTACCGCTGCTTTTCTGCATTGCTCTATTCTGTCTTTGTTCGTCGGTAGTGGCTCAACAGCGACTTCGCCTGAGTGTCGTTGTGCGCGATGGCGTTACAAAAAAACCAATTCCCGGGGCCAGCCTGTTTATTGCCGAAACGAAGGCCGGGGCGCAGGCAGATAGTTTAGGCGTCATTTCTATTAACCACCCGCCGGGTGTGCTGACAATGTATGTGTCGGCCGTTGGCTACTTCCGAGGACGGGAAACCGTTGTCCTTGATTTCAATAAACGAGTCGAGTACCTGCTACAGCCGCGTTCCACCGATCTGGAGGAAGTCGATGTACGGGCTACCCGCAAAGACAAAAACATCAAAGACGTGCAGATGGGGCAGATTCAGATCAGTATGCCCGAACTGAAACGGATGCCCGTGGTATTGGGTGAGCCCGATATCCTGAAAGCCCTCACACTCCAGGCGGGTGTTACTACGGCTGGCGAAGGCGCGGGCGGGTTTAATGTTCGGGGTGGACGATCCGATCAGAACCTGGTGCTGGTTGACGGCGCCCCTCTATTTAATACGTCGCACCTGTTGGGCTTTTACACGAATATTAACCCCGACATGGTGCAGGATGTGAGCCTCAATAAAGGAGCATTTTCGGCTCAATATGGCGGACGCGTATCGTCGTTGCTGTTAATGAGTACCCGAAACGGTAATAAAGACGGTTGGCGTGTATCGGGTGGGGTAAGTCCGGTGAGCGTGAGGGTAGCGGTTGATGGGCCAATCACAAAAAAATTAACCCTGCTGGCCGGTGGGCGTATCGCCTTTCCGAATTACCTGTTGCAGTTATTTCCAACAGCAAGCGTAAAAAACAGCCGGGCTTTCTTTTTCGACGGAAATCTGAAACTGACCTATACACCTGACGAACGAAATACGATTTCGTTGTCGGCCTACCGTAGTCAGGATAATTTCCAGTTTCCGGGCGATACCCTTTATGGCTGGCATTCGAGTGTGTTAACAGGCCGCTGGAGTTACCTTATCCGTCCAAACATGCAGGTCAATCTGGCTGCTCTTTATAGTGGCTATTACCTGAATGTAGATGGCGTAGCGCCTAACCTGGCTTTCCGGTTTACGTCGCACGTTGAGCAACGGGAAGGCAAGGCAGATCTGTTTTACACGATCAACAAGAAGTATAAAATTCAGGTCGGTACAAATGCGATTCTGTACGGTAGCCAAACGGGGGCCATTCAACCTACGAGCGATCAGTCGAGTATAAATCCGAAGCAAATCAATCCGGAGAAAGGCCGGGAATTGGGAGCCTATATCAATACCGAGTGGGAGTTAACACCAAATATTACGTTAATGGCTGGCCTGCGTTATTCGGCTTTTGCGTTACTGGGGCCGCAAACGGTTTATGGATACGCCGAAAATGTACCAGTCTCACCCGAAACCGTTACTGATTCAGTGCGCTACCAATCCGGGCAAGTTGCCCAGACCTATGGAGGTTTTGAGCCCCGACTGGCCTTGCGCGTTCAACTGGCTAGGAATACGTCGATCAAAGCCAGTGCGGGTCGAACACGCCAATACCTGAACCTGATTTCAAACACAACGGCCATTACGCCACTCGATTTCTGGAAATTAAGCGACCGCTATCTGCCGCCCCAAATTGCAGATCAGGTATCGCTGGGGCTATTTCAGAACTTCCGCGATAATGCGATTGAAGTTAGTGTGGAAGGTTATTACAAACGACTTCAGCATCAGATAGAATACCGGTATGGTGCTAACCTGATCCTGAATCCTAAACTCGAAACCGCGCTCTTGCAGGCTGCCGGGAAGGCCTATGGGGTTGAGTTTGGACTCGCTAAAAATAATGGTCGACTGACGGGACAGCTTAATTATACCTATGCCCGCTCGTTGATTGCCGTACAAACGCAGTTCGATGCACTCCGCATCAATGGGGGCGACTATTACCCGTCTTACATTGACCGCCCGCATACGTTCAATGTGCAGGCCCGTTGGTCTATGTCGCACAACTGGTCGTTTTCGAGCAACTTTGTCTATTACACCGGTGTTCCCGCGACCTACCCGGATGGGCAATATACTTACAACGGCGAGCCGGTGCAGGATTACTCGCGCCGTAATGCCGACCGTATTCCCGACTATCATCGGCTGGATGTAGCCTTCTCGAAAGATACCCGATTCAACAAAGCACAAAAGCGTTACGGAATCTGGACGTTGGGACTCTACAATGTGTATGCGCACAAGAACCCGTACTCTATTTATTTTACCCGCTTCAACCAGCGGACAGAATCGTATCGGCTGTCGGTATTTGGTACAGTAATTCCTTCCATTGCCTACAATTTCTATTTTTAGCCATGCGTCAACTTAGTAGTTATATTCTCATTTTGATCGCCTTAGCTGCCTGTATTGATCAGGTTCAATTGCCTGTTCGTACTGAAGCCCCAAGGTTGGTTGTAGAAGGACAGATCACCAACGAAGCCCCGCCATATACGGTTCGGCTTACATACACCGGTAAGTACGGGGGTGAAAGTGGGCAAAATATCAATGATCAATACGTGAAAGAAGCGCAGGTTAGTGTGGCCGATGATCAGGGGCGCTCAACGCGTTTTGCGTCGATGGGAACAGGGATATATCAAACCACAGATTTAAACTTTCGTGGTCAGGTAGGACGTGCCTATAGTTTATCTGTTGTCTTGGCCGATGGTAACCGCTACGTTACTAAATCAGAACGGATGCCTGCTGTGCCGGTGGTTGACAGTATTTCGGTGAAAGCCGTTAAAACGGGCAACCTGAGTATTCCTTACGCTCTTTCTTATGGCGTTAATACACGTGACCCCGCCAATGAGCAGAATTATTACCGCTGGACAGCCTTTGGCTACACGGTTCGTTTGTCAGTTGGCGTGCCGTGTAGCTTGGGAAATCCCAGTAAGTGCAATTACACCTGCTGGACGTCGGCGTCGAATACTGTTGTCAATATATACAGTGACGAAGCGATTAATGGCAATACGATTCGGGATCGATTTGCCTTGCAGATGCCTATCTATGCCATAGCCCCGCAACTGGTAGAAATACAGCAGTATGCGATTACTCAACCGAATTACCAATTCTGGAAACTCTATCAGCAACAAAACGCCCGAACCGGGAGTATTTTCGATCCACTACCCGCACCCGTCACGGGAAATCTGGTCAATACAAATGACCCAACCGATATAGCACGGGGCTACTTTGCCGTAACATCTATCACCCGGAAGCGTTTGCGTCAGCAGACTGTCCCTAATGTTGGTTTTTATCCGGCTATAACTAGTTTTATTAGCAGCCAGCTTATTCCAGATGGCGACTGCCGGGCAACATACGGTTGGAATGTGCCTGTGCTGGAGCCAGATGGCTGGCAGTAATTATAATTTCCACTGCACAACCCAGCCGGGCTTTAGCACCTTTGGGCGAGCAATGCCCGCCAGTCCGGTAGCAGGGTTTATAGCAAGGAGTGTTAGTGGAATGGTCGTGTTTGTTTCGGACAGAACGGCTTTCGTTACGCGCAGAAACAGATTGCCGCGTGCGTCTATATCATCGACTACGGCATATAGAATATCGCCCTTTTTGAGTTCGTTTTCGTCGATCTGCACATTTTCTGTAAGGGCAAACGCCCAGCTTTGCCCTACTTTGGGTTGGCCGGCCCGCACCAGTCGGGCTGTTACATCGCCTACGAAAACAGTCGCGGATGTCGGGTTATTTTTGAGGAGTTCCGTCAGTAGACTATCCATCACGACAGCTTCAATACGCCCCTTCTGTCTGGTTTGATTGACGGCATCCGTTGAACTGGTCAGCGTTTCAACCGGTACACCCACCAGTTCAGGTTCCTGGTCCTGAAGCCAGCCCATGCGCCGGGCCTGTTCACGCTCTTGCTGATAGGCATCGCCCGAGGAAGCCAGCATGATACCTACCGAGCCCAAGCCATATGAAGGGTTGGTAAACAACTCT contains:
- a CDS encoding MFS transporter, whose amino-acid sequence is MLTALPTSNYPLTLSRSRWLRYVVFFYLYIMQGVPAGFSLTALANYLTAEGVSPSTIGSFAAVVGLPWAFQFIWGPLIDRYQNSSMGRRKPWVISAQCLAFLASLGLLFVRNPTTNVSTLAWFFFGHSIFAAVQDASVDAMAISVIPEAERGRVNAFMRAGFLIGTGVGAAVFSQLLHTYGFFNAALFQSLCLLAFTVLTFFIRERPGERLLPSFKRQSVESPSTQIARQGTTPDHSFRWLFSELFKGLFARRSVLLFGSVVAAYVSISLFMRAYNYHLIQKLGWADTSVSILTGTYGMLVATGVALMGGYIADRISPRRLLVIVLAIVAVYLLSFNIMSATWIQREVAQTGLVALYFMDPGISVAAMPVLMAICRKGVEGSQFTTYMAFVNLSDIVGSFIAGHALTYVSAPTIGLFAGGLAAVATVTIFFTVRHYTLRDTKSI
- a CDS encoding GNAT family N-acetyltransferase, whose translation is MITPEIVNDLYIVQVANENHLRLAETICHEMEESAKARGTGIAKRSPIYVMEKMLEGKAIVAMTLTGEWVGFCYIETWEHGKFVANSGLIVHPDYRKSGIATRIKAKAFELSRAMFPTAKIIGITTSLAVMKINSDLGYQPVTLSELPADEAFWKGCQTCANFDILTRTNRKHCLCTGMQYDPEDHKKEEKDENWNFLKESKLYERWMRIKNRILMRINPTDRSRRNNRELETV
- a CDS encoding cryptochrome/photolyase family protein, whose protein sequence is MSEPLSLVWLRRDLRLHDNAALYHAFKSGRPVLPVFIFDRLILDALDDRNDRRVEFLVQEINRLQDELAKLGSTIIVRYGKPVDVWKELISQYTIGDVFANHDYEVYAKERDKTIGDLLAEHAIGFHTSKDQVLFERDEVLTGKKTPYTVFTPYSRNWREKLTDFYLKAYPTETYFKQFWKTKSLPVPTLDEMGFEPVGESFPPRATPDSLIDSYKKTRDFPALPHSTSQLSIHLRFGTVSVRDLARQAKQVEDKTFLTELCWRDFYFQVLDHFPHVEKQSFRREYDQIEWRNNEAEFEKWCRGETGYPIVDAGMRQLNTIGWMHNRVRMITASFLCKHLLIDWRWGEAYFGKKLRDYDLSANNGGWQWAAGSGTDAAPYFRVFNPTLQAKRFDAKDVYIREWVPELDTPNYPKPIVEHTMARQRAIDTYRKALKKVK
- a CDS encoding TonB-dependent receptor, producing the protein MRLQLPLLFCIALFCLCSSVVAQQRLRLSVVVRDGVTKKPIPGASLFIAETKAGAQADSLGVISINHPPGVLTMYVSAVGYFRGRETVVLDFNKRVEYLLQPRSTDLEEVDVRATRKDKNIKDVQMGQIQISMPELKRMPVVLGEPDILKALTLQAGVTTAGEGAGGFNVRGGRSDQNLVLVDGAPLFNTSHLLGFYTNINPDMVQDVSLNKGAFSAQYGGRVSSLLLMSTRNGNKDGWRVSGGVSPVSVRVAVDGPITKKLTLLAGGRIAFPNYLLQLFPTASVKNSRAFFFDGNLKLTYTPDERNTISLSAYRSQDNFQFPGDTLYGWHSSVLTGRWSYLIRPNMQVNLAALYSGYYLNVDGVAPNLAFRFTSHVEQREGKADLFYTINKKYKIQVGTNAILYGSQTGAIQPTSDQSSINPKQINPEKGRELGAYINTEWELTPNITLMAGLRYSAFALLGPQTVYGYAENVPVSPETVTDSVRYQSGQVAQTYGGFEPRLALRVQLARNTSIKASAGRTRQYLNLISNTTAITPLDFWKLSDRYLPPQIADQVSLGLFQNFRDNAIEVSVEGYYKRLQHQIEYRYGANLILNPKLETALLQAAGKAYGVEFGLAKNNGRLTGQLNYTYARSLIAVQTQFDALRINGGDYYPSYIDRPHTFNVQARWSMSHNWSFSSNFVYYTGVPATYPDGQYTYNGEPVQDYSRRNADRIPDYHRLDVAFSKDTRFNKAQKRYGIWTLGLYNVYAHKNPYSIYFTRFNQRTESYRLSVFGTVIPSIAYNFYF
- a CDS encoding DUF4249 domain-containing protein, whose amino-acid sequence is MRQLSSYILILIALAACIDQVQLPVRTEAPRLVVEGQITNEAPPYTVRLTYTGKYGGESGQNINDQYVKEAQVSVADDQGRSTRFASMGTGIYQTTDLNFRGQVGRAYSLSVVLADGNRYVTKSERMPAVPVVDSISVKAVKTGNLSIPYALSYGVNTRDPANEQNYYRWTAFGYTVRLSVGVPCSLGNPSKCNYTCWTSASNTVVNIYSDEAINGNTIRDRFALQMPIYAIAPQLVEIQQYAITQPNYQFWKLYQQQNARTGSIFDPLPAPVTGNLVNTNDPTDIARGYFAVTSITRKRLRQQTVPNVGFYPAITSFISSQLIPDGDCRATYGWNVPVLEPDGWQ